In Anopheles gambiae chromosome 2, idAnoGambNW_F1_1, whole genome shotgun sequence, a single window of DNA contains:
- the LOC4577143 gene encoding histone-lysine N-methyltransferase Su(var)3-9 isoform X1 — protein sequence MSSGDQQMSTATTGQPHLQQQDLSKLDITKLTPLSPEVISRQATINIGTIGHVAHGKSTVVKAISGVQTVRFKNELERNITIKLENLSKSFIETLQSDAKVMEAYLHKMHEQYKSPYNHGTSHSNKHTPSRKRKLSPNGLQTSPTNNGETQRMKQAKIMDFFHMSPPERITQPSLHASRERARRKSCPAAQGNFSGTHIPKPNGFPKRMSCSIDKVKKEVDESEDGSRFDVPTDTRLATINQEQATPDKQNIKVECSDETPDAMSSSSQVENGTETPKTTASVKVENGTDTPVTPVARDNSNGLLKVMSAAKPSPKTSTPKTTASIKVENGTVSPATPVSRDSSKGLLNVKLAAKPSPKTPATGERNSSLSAGKSTPKRKSTGGGSNSKQIKKSATTSKEYTVENIEDIQLVGNSPFFLVKWLGYTSKDNTWEPLNNVNSCAMLDSFLSAQMSLLEEWVEPLQEKIRSSPEYLESLERQGSKTYQEILLEHKEYDWDQLRADLIIMAKLWMNRGRNKLIWERITRLMCRELSYAKRCEQLEELRRFEKHINDHEPTLRVVVENEHDLDAPPNNFTYLQGNIPAEGISIPNDPPVGCECNPCTGRSTCCGKLSEGRFAYSVKKRLLLQPGAPIFECNKKCSCGPDCLNRVVQNGGKCNLTLFKTPNGRGWGVRTNTVIYEGQYISEYCGEVISYDEAEKRGREYDAVGRTYLFDLDFNGTDNPYTLDAARYGNVTRFFNHSCDPNCGIWSVWIDCLDPYLPRLAFFAQRRIEIGEELTFNYHAQVSPNNVSINGGSGGGGPPMDGDSSTGGVVEEKPAENGDKATTANGSVRNTKGVTECLCGSANCRKFIF from the coding sequence AGAACCTGTCGAAAAGTTTTATCGAAACATTGCAATCCGATGCGAAAGTAATGGAAGCATATCTGCACAAGATGCACGAACAATACAAATCACCGTACAACCACGGTACATCTCATAGCAATAAGCACACACCTAGCCGAAAGCGCAAGCTCTCACCCAACGGACTGCAGACAAGTCCGACAAACAACGGCGAAACGCAACGCATGAAGCAAGCAAAGATTATGGACTTTTTCCACATGTCGCCGCCGGAAAGAATTACACAACCGTCGTTGCACGCTAGCAGGGAACGGGCACGAAGGAAGTCCTGTCCGGCCGCGCAGGGAAATTTCTCCGGTACGCACATACCCAAACCGAACGGTTTCCCTAAACGTATGTCCTGCTCGATTGATAAGGTGAAGAAAGAGGTAGATGAAAGTGAAGACGGCTCTCGCTTTGACGTACCCACGGACACACGTTTAGCAACCATCAACCAGGAGCAGGCCACACCCGACAAACAGAACATTAAGGTAGAATGTTCCGATGAAACGCCGGACGCAATGTCCTCGAGCTCACAGGTGGAAAATGGTACAGAAACGCCCAAGACAACCGCTTCTGTAAAGGTGGAAAATGGGACAGACACACCGGTCACACCCGTTGCTAGAGATAACTCCAACGGTTTGTTGAAAGTGATGTCAGCAGCGAAACCATCGCCCAAAACGTCAACACCCAAGACAACCGCTTCTATTAAGGTAGAAAATGGGACTGTCTCACCCGCCACACCCGTATCTAGAGATAGCTCCAAGGGCTTGTTGAACGTGAAGTTAGCAGCGAAACCATCGCCCAAAACGCCAGCAACTGGTGAGCGCAATTCTTCCCTCTCTGCTGGGAAATCCACCCCCAAGCGCAAGAGCACTGGCGGTGGAAGCAACTCAAAACAGATCAAAAAGTCGGCAACGACATCAAAAGAGTATACGGTGGAGAACATCGAAGACATTCAGCTGGTCGGAAATTCGCCATTCTTTCTTGTAAAGTGGCTTGGATACACCTCGAAAGACAACACCTGGGAACCGCTGAACAATGTAAACTCCTGTGCGATGTTGGACAGCTTCCTCTCCGCTCAGATGTCCCTGCTCGAAGAGTGGGTGGAGCCCCTACAGGAAAAGATAAGGAGCTCACCGGAGTACTTGGAATCTCTGGAGAGGCAGGGCAGCAAGACGTACCAGGAGATTCTGCTCGAACACAAGGAATACGATTGGGATCAGCTGCGGGCCGATTTGATCATTATGGCCAAACTGTGGATGAACCGAGGCCGCAACAAGCTGATCTGGGAACGCATCACGAGGCTCATGTGCCGCGAGTTGTCGTACGCGAAGCGGTGCGAGCAGCTGGAAGAATTGCGACGGTTCGAGAAGCACATCAACGACCACGAACCAACGCTCCGTGTCGTGGTGGAAAATGAGCACGATCTCGACGCGCCGCCAAACAACTTCACCTACCTGCAGGGGAACATTCCCGCCGAAGGGATCTCCATACCGAACGATCCTCCGGTCGGTTGCGAGTGTAATCCGTGCACCGGACGGAGCACATGCTGCGGCAAGCTGTCCGAGGGCCGGTTTGCGTACAGCGTCAAgaagcggctgctgctgcaacccGGCGCACCCATCTTCGAGTGCAACAAAAAGTGCAGCTGCGGCCCGGACTGCCTGAACCGGGTGGTGCAGAATGGCGGCAAATGCAATCTAACTCTGTTCAAAACGCCCAACGGACGGGGCTGGGGCGTGAGGACCAACACCGTCATCTACGAGGGCCAGTACATTTCCGAGTACTGTGGCGAGGTCATCTCGTACGATGAGGCGGAAAAGCGGGGCCGCGAGTACGACGCGGTCGGCCGGACGTACCTGTTCGATCTGGATTTTAACGGTACTGACAACCCGTACACACTGGACGCAGCCCGTTACGGTAATGTGACGCGCTTTTTTAACCATTCGTGCGATCCGAACTGTGGCATCTGGTCGGTGTGGATCGACTGTCTCGATCCGTACCTGCCCCGGCTGGCCTTTTTCGCCCAGAGACGCATCGAGATTGGCGAGGAACTCACGTTCAACTATCACGCCCAGGTGAGCCCGAACAACGTGTCGATAAATGGTGgcagcggtggcggtggcccCCCGATGGACGGTGACAGCAGTACCGGTGGTGTGGTGGAGGAGAAACCTGCCGAGAACGGAGACAAGGCCACTACTGCCAACGGTAGCGTGCGGAATACCAAAGGCGTTACCGAGTGCCTGTGCGGCAGTGCCAATTGCCGAAAGTTCATCTTCTGA